One window of Hymenobacter sp. BRD128 genomic DNA carries:
- a CDS encoding RagB/SusD family nutrient uptake outer membrane protein, which translates to MFTFTYSRGAYLLALGLLAGSAGCTSKFLEESPSDQITDANFYKTQNDAIQAVNAAYSELTKEGQYNAALWGMDIGADISTTGGGGGSDGIEYTQLDDYNIPSTNFVCRRLWEGSYIALQRANIVLQKVPLITGMDPAIQKRCLGEAQFIRAKMYFDLVRAFGDVPLYTAPPTGVDQVNIARTPQADVYKVIESDLTAAIGNLPASYSGADLGRATKWAAQGLLAKVLLTEGKKAEAAVQAQAVIDNSGKTMWAKYGDNFVVANENNNAKESLFEVQFTNGRNQYDRNNVGSSMNQFFAPRRGGLVPAGDGYGFNVPEPDFVAGYEPGDTRKPVSVWVPGDVSPNGSIQPASLPGSPFGFDCKKWFVGMVNTNIWDSPQNVAVLRLAEMYLIVAEGLGATPAGYEALNKVRRRAFGADYNTPNAAHDLNASNTPNFQDAVIRERKYELAFEFDRWFDMKRTKTLISGMTAQSAYLATLGVRRGIPTEKNYVLPIPQSELDANHNLVQNPGY; encoded by the coding sequence ATGTTTACTTTTACCTACTCACGTGGTGCCTATCTGCTGGCGCTAGGCCTGCTGGCGGGCTCGGCTGGCTGCACCAGCAAGTTTCTGGAGGAGTCGCCTTCGGACCAGATAACGGACGCTAACTTTTATAAAACCCAAAACGATGCCATTCAGGCCGTAAACGCCGCCTACAGCGAGCTGACGAAGGAAGGTCAGTACAACGCCGCGCTATGGGGCATGGACATCGGGGCTGACATCTCGACCACTGGCGGCGGCGGTGGTAGCGACGGCATCGAGTACACGCAGCTCGACGACTACAACATCCCGTCGACCAATTTCGTGTGCAGGCGCCTCTGGGAGGGTTCGTACATCGCCTTGCAGCGCGCCAATATCGTGCTGCAGAAGGTGCCGCTCATTACCGGGATGGACCCTGCCATTCAGAAGCGCTGCCTGGGCGAAGCGCAGTTTATCCGGGCCAAAATGTACTTTGACTTGGTGCGGGCCTTCGGCGACGTACCGCTGTACACGGCCCCGCCCACGGGGGTCGACCAGGTAAACATTGCGCGCACGCCGCAGGCCGATGTATACAAAGTGATTGAGAGCGACCTGACGGCCGCCATCGGTAACCTGCCGGCATCGTATAGCGGCGCCGACCTGGGCCGCGCCACCAAGTGGGCCGCCCAGGGCCTGCTGGCTAAGGTGCTGCTCACCGAAGGCAAAAAAGCCGAAGCCGCCGTGCAGGCACAGGCCGTTATCGACAACTCGGGCAAGACCATGTGGGCCAAATACGGCGATAACTTCGTGGTAGCCAACGAAAACAATAACGCCAAGGAGTCGCTCTTCGAGGTGCAGTTCACCAACGGCCGCAACCAGTATGACCGCAATAACGTGGGCTCGTCGATGAACCAGTTCTTCGCGCCCCGCCGGGGCGGCCTCGTACCAGCCGGCGATGGCTACGGCTTCAACGTACCCGAGCCCGACTTTGTGGCCGGCTACGAGCCCGGCGATACCCGCAAGCCCGTGAGCGTGTGGGTGCCCGGCGATGTATCGCCCAACGGCAGCATTCAGCCCGCTAGCCTACCCGGCTCGCCTTTCGGCTTCGACTGCAAGAAGTGGTTTGTGGGTATGGTGAACACCAACATCTGGGACTCGCCCCAGAACGTGGCGGTGCTGCGTCTGGCCGAGATGTACCTAATTGTGGCCGAGGGCCTGGGTGCTACACCCGCCGGCTACGAAGCCCTGAACAAGGTGCGCCGCCGCGCCTTCGGCGCCGACTATAACACCCCCAACGCCGCGCACGACCTGAATGCCTCGAACACGCCCAACTTCCAAGATGCAGTAATTCGGGAGCGCAAGTACGAGCTGGCCTTCGAGTTTGACCGCTGGTTTGATATGAAGCGCACCAAAACGCTCATTTCGGGCATGACGGCCCAGTCGGCCTACCTAGCCACGCTAGGGGTTAGACGCGGCATTCCGACCGAGAAAAACTACGTGCTGCCCATTCCGCAGTCGGAGCTTGATGCCAACCATAATCTTGTGCAAAACCCAGGCTACTAA
- a CDS encoding TonB-dependent receptor codes for MKRKLYLAPSFRHTAVLLACGLPVAAGATTPHLLPTSALHVLVDVPVTGRVVGPDGRPLPGVTVLVRGTTVGSTTDADGRFALRAPEGSTLLFSFIGYIGQPVVVTSANASNVSVTMTEDTQKLNEVVVVGYGTQERGSVTGAISSVNGAELARQPVPDVTQALQGKVAGVTITSNGGTPGGSGGSSVRVRGITSAGNNSPLYVIDGFPIATATDGSGNAIGNELQGISPDDIETIDILKDASATAIYGVRAANGVVLITTKHGKAGQSNVNVNAYTGVQSVARRLNLLNAQEYAVINNESRLAAGKPIVVDRLRDPASLGTGTDWQDLVFRRARIQNYSLGVNGGSDKANYALSASYFQQDGIIIGTNFERYTLRANGEVKIGRMLKVGNNIQLTHLSDRQVTTNSGEYGTIQQLIRIPATIQPYRSDGYWYEPTGSTDNFIEENPLASAQRTDQRYVQNRILTTFYAELQPLKGLRIRSNVGADLLFSTFNSFAPSAPPFPGVTSRYATAGASATSSYGPSYLIENTATYDKLIADKHQVTFLLGQSAQEFNYSNVEAYRTGYLRNDLRVINAGPINTQLANAGIISSPQHLASYFGRLNYEFAGKYLLSAVARYDGSSVFPPGEKFGFFPGASVGWRISEEPFLKGNRAISNLKLRAGYGRVGNPLNAGRFAYLYSINFGITYPFGPEPQTINTGGAPTRLANPNLRWENNNQTNIGVDVGFLDNRIEASIDFYNRNSPNLIAPVPVSFASGTYQSVNTNAASAYNRGIDFSLTTRNFIGSNGGFNWTTSVTLSAFKTKLESLGQGVPYNGAGTLAGDAIVRYDAGQPFGSFYGYVADGLFQTADEVAKAPKQENGTAPGDIRFKDLNGDGVITAADRTFIGKPNPDFTFGITNTLNFKGFDLSVFINGSKGNQIYNQNRYLLESALYGSFSGGSIVLNRWTGPGTSNDVPRAIDSDPNRNLRVSSHFVEDGSFVRLKNVTLGYTLPASVLSRISSKQIRVYVTGQNLITLTHYTGFDPEVSASGVDLGIYPQARVFTGGVNIGF; via the coding sequence ATGAAGCGAAAGCTTTACCTAGCCCCGTCGTTTCGACATACGGCAGTGCTGCTGGCCTGCGGGCTGCCAGTAGCTGCCGGGGCCACTACTCCTCACCTGCTGCCCACGTCGGCGCTGCACGTCCTGGTCGACGTGCCGGTGACGGGCCGGGTAGTAGGGCCGGATGGCAGGCCCCTTCCTGGTGTTACGGTGCTGGTACGAGGCACCACGGTTGGCAGCACTACCGATGCCGATGGCCGCTTTGCTCTGCGGGCGCCCGAGGGCAGCACATTGCTGTTCAGCTTTATTGGCTACATTGGCCAGCCGGTGGTAGTCACGAGCGCCAATGCCTCGAACGTGAGCGTGACTATGACCGAAGACACGCAGAAGCTCAACGAAGTAGTAGTAGTAGGCTACGGCACCCAGGAACGCGGCAGCGTGACGGGCGCCATCTCATCGGTAAACGGAGCAGAGCTAGCGCGTCAACCGGTTCCAGATGTAACGCAGGCCCTGCAGGGCAAAGTAGCTGGCGTAACCATTACCTCTAATGGTGGCACGCCGGGTGGCTCAGGTGGTAGCTCGGTACGCGTTCGTGGTATAACCTCGGCCGGCAACAACTCGCCCCTTTACGTTATCGACGGCTTCCCTATCGCCACAGCTACGGATGGCAGTGGCAATGCCATTGGTAACGAGTTACAAGGAATCAGCCCCGATGATATCGAAACCATTGATATCCTGAAAGATGCGTCGGCCACCGCTATTTACGGAGTACGCGCTGCTAACGGGGTAGTATTGATTACGACCAAGCACGGTAAGGCTGGCCAATCAAATGTCAATGTTAATGCTTATACCGGGGTTCAGTCGGTCGCCCGCCGCCTGAATCTATTAAATGCCCAAGAGTACGCCGTTATTAACAACGAAAGCCGTCTGGCTGCTGGCAAGCCTATCGTGGTAGACCGCCTGCGCGACCCGGCCTCGCTGGGCACTGGCACCGATTGGCAAGATTTGGTATTCCGCCGGGCGCGGATTCAAAACTATTCGCTAGGGGTAAATGGGGGCAGCGATAAGGCGAATTATGCCTTATCAGCCTCTTATTTCCAGCAGGATGGTATCATCATCGGCACCAATTTTGAGCGCTATACGCTGCGTGCCAACGGCGAAGTGAAAATAGGCCGGATGTTGAAGGTGGGTAACAACATTCAGCTTACGCACCTCTCCGACCGCCAGGTAACGACCAACAGCGGCGAGTACGGCACTATTCAGCAGCTTATCCGGATTCCGGCCACTATCCAGCCCTACCGCTCCGATGGGTACTGGTACGAGCCCACCGGTAGCACCGACAACTTTATTGAGGAGAACCCCCTAGCCAGCGCCCAGCGCACCGACCAGCGTTACGTTCAGAACCGGATTCTGACCACGTTTTACGCTGAGCTGCAGCCGCTGAAAGGCTTGCGTATCCGCTCCAACGTAGGAGCTGACCTGCTTTTTAGTACCTTCAACTCTTTTGCGCCTTCAGCTCCGCCGTTTCCCGGCGTCACGTCGCGCTACGCTACGGCGGGGGCCTCAGCCACTTCGTCGTACGGCCCGAGCTATCTGATTGAGAACACGGCAACTTACGACAAGCTCATTGCCGATAAGCACCAGGTGACCTTTCTGCTCGGGCAGTCGGCGCAGGAATTCAACTACAGCAATGTGGAGGCTTACCGCACGGGCTACCTACGCAACGACCTGCGCGTTATCAACGCCGGGCCCATTAACACCCAACTGGCCAACGCTGGTATCATCAGCTCGCCGCAGCACCTGGCCAGCTACTTTGGCCGCCTCAACTACGAGTTTGCCGGCAAATACCTGCTATCGGCCGTAGCCCGCTACGACGGCTCGTCGGTATTCCCTCCTGGTGAGAAGTTTGGCTTCTTCCCAGGTGCTTCAGTGGGCTGGCGCATCTCCGAGGAACCATTCCTCAAAGGCAACCGCGCCATCAGTAACCTGAAGCTGCGCGCTGGCTACGGCCGGGTAGGCAACCCCCTGAATGCCGGGCGCTTCGCTTACCTATACTCAATTAACTTCGGCATCACGTATCCGTTTGGCCCCGAGCCGCAAACCATCAACACGGGCGGTGCGCCCACGCGCTTGGCCAATCCCAATCTGCGCTGGGAAAATAACAACCAGACCAATATCGGGGTGGATGTGGGCTTCTTGGACAACCGCATTGAAGCCTCGATTGACTTCTACAACCGCAACTCGCCCAACCTGATTGCGCCCGTGCCAGTGTCTTTTGCTTCGGGTACTTACCAAAGCGTGAATACCAACGCGGCCTCCGCCTACAACCGGGGCATCGACTTCTCGCTGACGACCCGCAACTTTATTGGCTCGAATGGCGGCTTCAACTGGACTACTTCGGTAACGCTATCGGCCTTCAAAACCAAGCTGGAATCGCTGGGCCAGGGGGTACCTTACAACGGGGCTGGTACCCTAGCAGGCGACGCCATCGTGCGCTACGACGCTGGTCAGCCCTTCGGCTCGTTCTACGGCTACGTGGCCGACGGCCTGTTCCAGACGGCCGATGAGGTAGCCAAGGCCCCCAAACAGGAGAACGGCACGGCCCCCGGCGATATCCGCTTTAAGGACCTCAACGGCGATGGGGTGATTACTGCTGCCGACCGAACATTTATTGGCAAGCCCAACCCCGATTTCACGTTTGGCATTACCAATACATTGAACTTCAAGGGCTTTGACCTAAGCGTGTTTATCAACGGGTCGAAGGGCAATCAGATTTACAATCAGAACCGCTACCTGCTCGAAAGCGCGCTTTACGGTAGCTTCAGTGGCGGCTCTATCGTGCTCAACCGCTGGACCGGCCCGGGCACCAGCAACGACGTGCCCCGTGCTATCGACTCGGACCCCAACCGCAACCTGCGCGTGTCGAGCCACTTTGTAGAAGACGGCTCGTTTGTACGCCTCAAAAACGTGACGCTGGGCTACACCTTGCCCGCTAGCGTGCTGAGCCGCATCTCGTCAAAACAAATTCGCGTCTACGTTACTGGCCAGAATCTCATCACGTTGACGCATTACACGGGCTTCGACCCGGAAGTAAGCGCTAGCGGCGTCGACCTCGGAATCTATCCGCAAGCGCGGGTGTTCACGGGCGGCGTAAATATTGGATTCTAA
- a CDS encoding 7TM diverse intracellular signaling domain-containing protein, with the protein MLLFHSSLSRLACLGRRCWPGRGRAPWPHLLALALLLALPRPAAAAAEDTLVASLARPAQFLDDRFYSVLEDPGGQLAIGQVSSPAWAGHFATLAGTRRPPNIQHPRSAYWLRFTVRADEGPTSDWYLELYDSHTGAATLFRPLGVAASGQVLAYDSIITGANYPFATRPLPYKNFLFGLPLRHGRPVTYYLRLRSDSPTSFRAMLHSGPGLLPEMSLQYWLLGGFYGVLFIMLVYNLFLYFFLQEKSYFYYVLYVLSGALLFLSEDGLGFQYLWPGSAPVNHFIAVAAPVLLLLTFAQYARSFLDTAARLPRLDQAIRWVVPLSGALLVLDAALIHLGFSFWLYLLPYGLLYYAAWRAYRGGLRAARYLLLAQALVAGSLAFLISRKLGIEFYNNAYTVYSLNMAFVVEVAVLSYALADKIKSLMDTTLLTQRRLLKQLRKRHQAQDQLVEQLRENQALKDQLNTELEALVARRTDELRQQNETIATQNRELLETNSLLALQSAAIEQLNRDLSRDLQDQKEARLQAREFDFGEFSQLYPDKDACLRYLADLKWQHGYRCRKCNHEKSCEAREPFARRCTRCRYVESATTGTLLQKCKFPIVKALYAVFLLHAHRGRYAPAELARVLELRPATSWAFAQKVLAALERRRQAPDYEEGESWTHVLFDDTTNADVETLLETA; encoded by the coding sequence TTGCTACTTTTCCACTCCTCCCTCAGCCGGCTAGCCTGCCTGGGCCGCCGCTGCTGGCCCGGCCGCGGCCGGGCCCCCTGGCCCCACTTACTGGCCCTGGCCCTGCTACTGGCGCTGCCCCGCCCCGCCGCCGCCGCCGCCGAAGACACGCTGGTGGCTAGCCTCGCTCGCCCCGCGCAATTTCTCGATGACCGGTTTTACAGCGTGCTGGAAGACCCGGGCGGGCAGTTGGCCATCGGCCAGGTAAGCAGTCCGGCCTGGGCCGGGCACTTCGCCACGCTGGCCGGTACCCGGCGGCCGCCTAATATCCAGCACCCGCGCAGTGCGTACTGGCTGCGCTTCACGGTGCGCGCCGATGAGGGGCCGACTAGCGACTGGTACCTGGAGCTGTATGACTCGCACACTGGGGCCGCTACGCTATTTCGGCCGCTGGGCGTCGCGGCTTCCGGCCAGGTGCTGGCCTACGACAGCATTATAACCGGGGCCAACTATCCGTTTGCCACGCGCCCGCTGCCCTACAAGAATTTCCTCTTCGGCCTGCCCCTGCGCCACGGCCGGCCCGTGACGTACTACCTGCGCCTGCGCTCCGACTCGCCCACCAGCTTCCGGGCCATGCTGCACAGCGGCCCCGGCCTGCTGCCCGAAATGAGCCTGCAATACTGGCTGCTGGGTGGCTTCTACGGCGTGCTGTTTATTATGCTGGTTTACAACTTGTTTCTGTATTTTTTTCTCCAGGAAAAGTCGTACTTTTACTACGTACTTTACGTGCTGAGCGGCGCGCTGCTGTTTCTATCGGAAGACGGACTAGGGTTTCAGTATTTGTGGCCGGGCAGCGCCCCGGTTAATCACTTTATAGCCGTAGCGGCCCCGGTGCTGCTGCTGCTCACTTTTGCCCAGTACGCCCGCTCTTTCCTCGATACGGCAGCGCGGCTACCGCGCCTCGACCAGGCTATTCGCTGGGTGGTACCGCTGAGCGGCGCACTGCTGGTGCTCGATGCAGCCCTCATTCACTTGGGTTTCAGCTTTTGGCTTTATTTGCTGCCGTATGGGCTGCTGTACTACGCGGCCTGGCGCGCCTACCGGGGTGGGCTGCGGGCGGCACGCTACCTACTGCTGGCCCAGGCGCTGGTGGCGGGCAGCCTGGCTTTTCTCATCAGCCGCAAGCTGGGCATCGAGTTTTACAACAATGCCTATACCGTTTACAGCCTCAACATGGCGTTTGTGGTGGAGGTGGCCGTGCTCAGCTACGCCCTGGCCGACAAGATAAAGAGCCTGATGGACACTACCTTGCTTACGCAGCGCCGCCTGCTCAAGCAATTGCGTAAAAGACACCAGGCCCAGGACCAGCTCGTGGAGCAGCTCCGCGAAAACCAGGCGCTCAAAGACCAGCTTAACACGGAGCTGGAGGCGCTGGTGGCCCGCCGCACCGACGAGCTGCGCCAACAGAACGAAACCATTGCCACCCAAAACCGCGAGCTACTCGAAACCAACAGCCTACTAGCCCTGCAATCGGCCGCCATTGAGCAGCTCAACCGCGACCTGAGCCGCGATTTGCAGGACCAGAAGGAAGCCCGCCTGCAAGCGCGCGAGTTTGACTTTGGCGAGTTCAGCCAGCTTTATCCCGATAAGGATGCCTGCCTGCGCTACCTGGCCGACCTCAAGTGGCAGCACGGCTACCGCTGCCGCAAGTGCAACCACGAGAAAAGCTGCGAAGCCCGCGAGCCTTTTGCCCGCCGCTGCACCCGGTGCCGCTACGTCGAGTCGGCCACCACGGGCACGCTGCTCCAGAAGTGCAAGTTCCCCATCGTGAAAGCGCTCTACGCGGTGTTTCTGCTGCACGCTCACCGGGGCCGCTACGCCCCGGCCGAGCTGGCTAGGGTGTTGGAGCTGCGCCCCGCCACCAGCTGGGCTTTTGCCCAGAAAGTGCTGGCTGCGCTGGAGCGCCGCCGGCAGGCGCCCGACTACGAGGAAGGAGAATCGTGGACGCACGTGCTCTTCGACGACACAACCAATGCCGACGTGGAAACGCTGCTGGAAACCGCCTGA
- a CDS encoding sensor histidine kinase, with protein MSGFSFQRFLTPLIHVLAWGLLALALLLFQPMQGRVELPVQYWVKQGALLIFWMGAFYVTARVSVPRLLLRGRTGWFVLALAATVAIILLLGRFLESTLHLSELMHQAFHAAEQAERRAGPGGLPPRPARGSRFDLVGLLITLLVLGIGTAITVVQHWQQEARLRERLDQERTEAELSLLKAQINPHFFFNTLNNIYSLTLIDGERARAALHRLSRMMRYVLYDTASGHAQLSQEVAFIQDYITLMQLRLTDRVQVTFTHPEPVREVLIAPMILLPFVENAFKHGVAATAPSRIYIGLRQPTPQQLEIEVRNTLFPMVGTDLAGSNGIGLTNTQRRLDLLYPGRYTLRVTPKTADNEFEIHLKLLVSGA; from the coding sequence ATGTCCGGTTTTTCTTTCCAGCGTTTTCTCACGCCGCTGATTCACGTGCTGGCGTGGGGACTGCTGGCGCTGGCGCTGCTGCTTTTTCAGCCCATGCAGGGCCGGGTTGAGCTGCCCGTGCAGTATTGGGTAAAGCAGGGGGCGCTGCTCATCTTCTGGATGGGGGCCTTTTATGTGACGGCGCGGGTGAGCGTGCCGCGCCTGCTGCTGCGCGGGCGCACCGGCTGGTTTGTACTGGCGCTGGCCGCCACGGTAGCCATTATACTGCTGCTGGGGCGCTTCCTCGAATCTACTCTGCACCTGTCTGAGCTGATGCACCAGGCGTTTCACGCGGCCGAGCAGGCCGAGCGGCGCGCCGGGCCCGGTGGGTTGCCACCCCGCCCGGCGCGCGGCAGCCGCTTCGATTTAGTGGGGCTGCTCATCACCTTGCTCGTGCTGGGCATTGGCACGGCCATCACGGTGGTGCAGCACTGGCAGCAGGAGGCGCGCCTGCGCGAGCGCCTCGACCAGGAGCGCACTGAGGCCGAATTGAGCCTGCTCAAGGCCCAAATTAACCCGCACTTTTTCTTTAACACGCTTAATAATATTTACTCGCTCACGCTCATCGACGGCGAGCGGGCGCGGGCGGCCCTGCACCGCCTCTCGCGCATGATGCGCTACGTGCTCTACGACACGGCCTCGGGTCACGCCCAGCTCAGCCAGGAGGTGGCCTTTATTCAGGACTACATTACCCTGATGCAGCTGCGCCTTACCGACCGCGTGCAGGTCACCTTTACCCATCCCGAGCCGGTGCGTGAGGTGCTCATCGCGCCCATGATACTCTTGCCCTTCGTCGAGAATGCCTTCAAGCACGGCGTGGCGGCCACTGCCCCCAGCCGCATCTACATTGGCCTGCGCCAGCCCACGCCCCAGCAGCTCGAAATAGAGGTGCGCAATACCCTGTTTCCGATGGTCGGCACCGACCTGGCCGGCTCCAATGGCATTGGCCTCACCAATACCCAGCGCCGCCTCGACCTGCTCTACCCTGGCCGCTATACCTTGCGGGTGACGCCCAAAACCGCCGATAACGAGTTTGAGATACACCTTAAACTACTCGTGTCGGGTGCCTAG
- a CDS encoding LytTR family DNA-binding domain-containing protein translates to MTPITCIAIDDEPLALALLCTFIEQTPFLKLVGRYGSGVEALKGLHELAEKVDVAFVDIQMQELTGLELARVLGQQAAAPRIIFTTAFPQYALEGYKVDALDYLVKPFNYEEFLRAANKARAYAELAHASAEAAAPTPPAPEEEHIFLKVEYQLVRVSLSDILYVEGLKDYVKVHLKSTPRALLSLMSLRAMEEKLPARRFLRIHRSFIVALDKIEAVRRLTVQIGNETIPVGEQYKEAFAQFLSRWT, encoded by the coding sequence ATGACCCCCATCACCTGCATTGCCATCGACGATGAGCCCCTGGCGCTAGCCCTGCTCTGCACCTTTATCGAGCAAACACCTTTTCTGAAGCTGGTGGGCCGCTATGGCAGCGGCGTGGAAGCCCTGAAAGGCCTGCACGAGCTGGCCGAAAAAGTGGACGTGGCGTTTGTCGATATTCAAATGCAGGAGCTCACCGGCCTGGAGCTGGCCAGGGTGCTGGGCCAGCAGGCGGCGGCGCCGCGCATCATTTTCACCACCGCTTTCCCGCAGTACGCGCTGGAAGGCTACAAAGTCGATGCCCTCGACTACCTGGTGAAGCCCTTCAACTACGAAGAGTTTTTGCGGGCGGCCAACAAGGCCCGCGCCTACGCCGAGCTAGCCCACGCCAGCGCCGAGGCCGCCGCGCCCACCCCGCCCGCGCCCGAGGAAGAGCACATTTTCCTGAAAGTAGAATACCAGCTCGTGCGCGTGTCCCTCAGCGATATTCTCTACGTGGAAGGCCTGAAAGACTACGTGAAGGTGCACCTCAAGAGCACGCCGCGCGCCCTGCTTTCGCTCATGAGTCTGCGCGCGATGGAAGAGAAGCTGCCCGCCCGGCGCTTTCTGCGCATTCACCGCTCCTTTATCGTGGCGCTCGATAAAATCGAGGCCGTGCGCCGCCTCACCGTGCAAATCGGGAACGAAACCATTCCGGTGGGCGAGCAATACAAAGAGGCCTTCGCGCAGTTTCTCAGTCGCTGGACGTAG
- a CDS encoding SDR family oxidoreductase, which produces MPTSPSPRLAGQYALVTGASSGIGAAVAKSLAASGASVVVNYIGNSDAADAVVKEITDAGGTAVAIQADVSKEDQVQTMFQQAIQRFGTLHIVVANAGIQVDSAFVDMSLAQWQKVLDVNLTGQFLCLREAAREFIKRGVQPDVSKAAGKIVCMSSVHEVIPWAGHVNYATSKGGIMELMKSVAQELAPHKIRVNSIGPGAIKTPINHTAWETPEAEAKLLTLIPYNRVGEPEDIGGLAAWLCSDEADYITGQTIFMDGGMTLYPGFATGG; this is translated from the coding sequence ATGCCTACTTCCCCCTCTCCCCGCCTGGCGGGGCAATACGCGCTCGTAACGGGCGCTAGCTCTGGCATCGGCGCCGCCGTGGCCAAGTCGCTGGCCGCCAGCGGCGCTTCGGTCGTCGTCAACTACATCGGTAATTCTGACGCGGCCGACGCCGTAGTAAAGGAAATTACCGACGCCGGCGGCACGGCCGTAGCCATCCAGGCCGACGTGAGCAAGGAAGACCAGGTGCAGACCATGTTTCAGCAGGCCATTCAACGCTTTGGCACCCTGCATATTGTGGTGGCCAATGCCGGCATTCAGGTCGATTCGGCCTTTGTCGACATGAGCCTGGCGCAGTGGCAGAAGGTACTCGACGTGAACCTGACCGGCCAGTTTCTGTGCCTGCGCGAAGCCGCCCGCGAGTTTATCAAGCGGGGCGTGCAGCCCGATGTGAGCAAGGCCGCCGGCAAAATCGTGTGCATGAGCAGCGTGCACGAAGTCATTCCGTGGGCCGGCCACGTCAACTACGCCACCAGCAAGGGCGGCATCATGGAGCTGATGAAAAGCGTGGCCCAGGAGCTGGCCCCGCACAAAATTCGGGTCAACAGCATCGGGCCGGGCGCCATCAAAACGCCCATCAACCACACGGCCTGGGAAACCCCCGAGGCCGAAGCTAAGCTACTGACCCTCATTCCGTACAATCGCGTAGGCGAGCCCGAGGATATTGGCGGGCTAGCCGCCTGGCTGTGCTCCGACGAGGCCGACTACATCACCGGGCAAACCATTTTTATGGACGGCGGCATGACCCTGTATCCAGGTTTTGCCACGGGCGGCTAA